A single window of uncultured Pseudodesulfovibrio sp. DNA harbors:
- a CDS encoding FprA family A-type flavoprotein produces MKPVEIKNDIFWIGSVDWNRRNFHGYSNSPMGTTYNNFLIMDENVTLVDTVAEEFWGTLQCNIAQVLGDRKIDYFVINHLEPDHAGCLALAIEKYKPKKVYTSPMGQKAMMAHFHYKDWPVEVVPTGTEICIGKRHLSFIETRMLHWPDSMLTYCPEEKIAFTNDAFGQNWATSERFADEVDRYKLEELMRFYYANIVLPYSPVVLKTMNLLKEMNLELDMLCPDHGLMFRGEDCQWAMEKYVEYAEQKPKKKAVIVYDSMWHSTEKMATAVATALVDEGVSVRLMSMKNNHHSEVMHEVFDSAAVIVGSPTHNNGILPLMSDMMTYMKGLRPQNKIGSAIGSFGWSGECVKVLTQWLNDMNMEVIDPVKIKFVPDHDSLSKCYEQGKAIAAAIKAKCD; encoded by the coding sequence ATGAAACCTGTTGAAATTAAGAATGATATTTTCTGGATTGGTTCGGTTGATTGGAACCGCCGGAATTTTCATGGGTATTCCAATTCCCCGATGGGGACTACGTACAACAACTTTTTGATCATGGACGAGAATGTGACCCTGGTCGACACTGTGGCGGAAGAGTTCTGGGGTACCCTCCAGTGCAATATCGCGCAGGTGTTGGGTGATCGCAAAATCGACTATTTTGTTATTAACCACCTTGAACCGGATCACGCTGGCTGTCTGGCGTTGGCTATCGAAAAATACAAGCCTAAGAAAGTGTACACTTCCCCTATGGGGCAGAAGGCTATGATGGCCCATTTCCATTATAAGGATTGGCCTGTTGAAGTTGTGCCCACCGGGACTGAGATTTGTATCGGTAAGCGGCACCTCTCGTTTATCGAAACCCGTATGTTGCACTGGCCTGATTCCATGCTGACCTACTGCCCGGAAGAGAAAATTGCATTTACCAATGACGCTTTTGGACAGAACTGGGCCACTTCAGAACGTTTTGCTGATGAAGTAGATCGTTATAAGCTGGAAGAGCTGATGCGTTTCTATTACGCGAATATCGTGTTGCCATACTCCCCGGTCGTTCTTAAGACTATGAATCTCTTGAAAGAGATGAATCTTGAGCTGGACATGCTTTGTCCTGATCATGGTCTCATGTTCCGTGGTGAAGATTGTCAATGGGCCATGGAAAAGTACGTGGAATACGCGGAGCAGAAGCCCAAGAAGAAGGCTGTCATTGTGTATGATTCCATGTGGCATTCCACTGAGAAAATGGCTACAGCCGTGGCGACAGCTTTGGTTGATGAAGGCGTGTCCGTGCGTCTCATGTCCATGAAGAACAATCATCATTCTGAAGTCATGCATGAAGTCTTTGATTCCGCTGCCGTGATTGTTGGTTCCCCGACACACAATAATGGCATTTTGCCGCTCATGTCCGACATGATGACCTATATGAAGGGATTGCGTCCGCAAAACAAGATCGGTTCGGCCATCGGTTCTTTTGGCTGGTCCGGTGAGTGCGTCAAGGTCCTGACTCAGTGGCTGAATGACATGAACATGGAAGTCATTGATCCGGTCAAGATCAAGTTTGTGCCTGATCATGATTCTTTGTCCAAGTGCTACGAGCAGGGTAAAGCCATCGCTGCCGCCATTAAGGCAAAATGCGATTAA
- a CDS encoding rubredoxin, whose amino-acid sequence MQKYVCEICGYVYDPEQGDPDSDIPAGTSFDDLPEDWLCPICGAPKDNFVPED is encoded by the coding sequence ATGCAGAAATATGTGTGCGAGATTTGTGGCTATGTGTATGACCCGGAACAGGGTGACCCAGATTCCGACATTCCGGCTGGTACCAGTTTTGATGACCTTCCTGAAGACTGGTTGTGTCCCATCTGCGGTGCTCCCAAGGACAACTTTGTCCCGGAAGATTAA
- a CDS encoding YwbE family protein: protein MDGQNRKDIKPGLKVNIVLKKDQRSGRLTQGTVAKLLTKSPTHPHGIKVRLEDGQVGRVKEILPE from the coding sequence ATGGACGGACAAAATAGAAAAGACATCAAACCCGGCCTCAAAGTAAATATTGTCCTGAAAAAGGATCAACGATCCGGCAGGCTCACTCAAGGCACTGTTGCCAAGCTCTTGACCAAGTCTCCCACCCATCCCCACGGCATCAAGGTTCGCCTTGAAGACGGTCAGGTCGGGCGGGTCAAAGAAATTCTCCCGGAATAA
- a CDS encoding desulfoferrodoxin — protein sequence MGIKMGEIYKCEACGNIVLAIHEGAGDLVCCGQDMVLMAENTVDAAVEKHVPVMTKDGDKITVKVGDVAHPMEEKHYIEWIEVMVGDTCFVKMLKAGDAPEAEFCACGLSGDISVRAYCNLHGLWAA from the coding sequence ATGGGAATCAAAATGGGTGAAATTTACAAGTGTGAAGCCTGTGGCAACATCGTTTTGGCTATTCATGAAGGTGCTGGTGATCTTGTTTGTTGTGGTCAGGACATGGTCCTCATGGCCGAGAATACCGTCGATGCTGCTGTCGAAAAGCATGTGCCTGTCATGACCAAGGACGGCGACAAGATTACCGTCAAAGTGGGTGACGTGGCACATCCCATGGAAGAGAAACATTACATCGAATGGATCGAAGTCATGGTTGGTGACACTTGTTTCGTTAAGATGCTCAAGGCCGGCGATGCTCCTGAAGCCGAATTCTGTGCTTGCGGTTTGTCTGGTGACATATCCGTCAGAGCATACTGCAATTTGCATGGCCTTTGGGCTGCGTAG
- a CDS encoding YaiI/YqxD family protein, whose amino-acid sequence MHIWVDADACPNIIKDILFKVAARRQVKLTLVANISLSVPSSPLINSIVVPAGFDEADNEIARQVSPGDLVITADIPLANAIVDKGATGLNPRGELYTEDNVKGLLRMRNLMEELRSGGMVAGGPPPIGPKDKQEFTNQLDRFLTRNIKKSAL is encoded by the coding sequence ATGCACATATGGGTCGATGCGGACGCCTGTCCCAATATCATCAAGGACATTCTGTTCAAAGTCGCTGCACGACGTCAGGTCAAACTGACACTGGTGGCCAACATTTCTCTTTCCGTACCATCTTCACCACTCATCAATTCCATTGTCGTCCCCGCCGGCTTTGACGAAGCCGACAATGAAATTGCCCGGCAGGTCTCCCCCGGAGACTTGGTCATCACAGCTGACATTCCTTTGGCAAACGCCATTGTGGACAAAGGTGCAACAGGTCTCAACCCTCGTGGGGAGCTCTACACCGAAGACAATGTCAAAGGGCTATTACGGATGCGCAACCTGATGGAAGAACTCCGAAGCGGAGGCATGGTCGCAGGTGGGCCGCCTCCAATCGGCCCTAAAGATAAACAGGAATTCACTAACCAACTTGACCGATTCCTGACACGAAACATAAAAAAGTCCGCCCTCTAA